A genomic segment from Hemitrygon akajei unplaced genomic scaffold, sHemAka1.3 Scf000096, whole genome shotgun sequence encodes:
- the LOC140723008 gene encoding NACHT, LRR and PYD domains-containing protein 3-like isoform X1, with product MSYNPSYCWILALALGPFFTQRVRDPQRVPKTITQLYSYYIYNILKNHSREIENPRDVLLRVGQMAFRGVSEKKIVFTDGDLIKFNLQPSQFLSGFLMELLERQDSARSVVYTFPHLTIQEFVAAVAQFLNPHPGDILIFLTEAHNTTDGRFEIFLRFVVGLSSPMTAQGLEEFLGPFPHQTTCRVIDWVKEEVKHQSGNMRSEAGKRSLLNTLHYLFESQNRGLAQATLGSVETLSFSQLPLTPIDCAVLSHVIGLCDTIKHLDLWDCHIQCEGIQRLGPGLHKCQELRLGLNNLGDSGVKLVSVALRNPECKIQKLWLSEVVLTDSGAEDLVSALSTKPSLMELDLSYNKLGDSGVKLVSSALRNPECEIQELGLYNVSLTDSGAEDLASALSTNPSLTGLNLGYNQLGDSGVKLVSAALRNPECKIQKLRLNNVGLTDSGAEDLISALSTNTSLMVLNLSHNSLTDRSVPALRHLILILPSLECIELYGNRFSETGKKELRSLQEPRPGLTVIV from the exons atgagctacaacccctcctactgctggatcctcgctctggcactgggccccttcttcacacaaagagtcagggacccacaacgagttcccaagaccatcacccaactgtactcctactatatttacaacatcctgaaaaaccacagccgtgagattgagaacccccgtgatgtgttactcagggttggtcagatggccttcagaggagtgtccgagaagaagattgtatttacagatggagatttgatcaagttcaatctgcagccttcccagttcctgtccgggttcctgatggagcttttggaaaggcaggattctgcccggagcgtggtgtacacattcccacacctcaccatccaagagtttgtagctgcagtcgcacaattcctgaatccacatcccggggatatcctgatattcctcactgaagcccacaacacgacagatgggcgatttgaaatatttctccgttttgttgttggtctctcctccccaatgacagctcagggcctggaggagtttctgggtccatttcctcatcaaacaacctgccgggtgattgactgggtgaaggaggaggttaaacaccAGAGTGGAAATAtgaggagtgaagctggtaaaaggagcctcctgaacacattgcactacctgtttgagtctcagaatcgtggactggctcaggccacactgggatctgtggaaacactttcattcagtcaATTgccactgaccccgattgactgcgcggtcctgtctcatgttatcggactctgtgatacaataaaacacctggACTTGTGggactgccacattcagtgtgaaggaatccagcggctgggacccgggctgcacaagtgccaggagttgag gcttggattaaataatctgggagattcaggagtgaaactggtgtctgtggctctgaggaacccagagtgtaaaatacagaaactgtg gctgagtgaAGTCGTTCTGACAGATTCTGGTGCTGAGGACcttgtctccgctctcagtacaaaaccatcactgatggagctggacctgagttataataaactgggagattcgggagtgaaactggtgtcttcggctctgaggaacccagagtgtGAAATACAGGAattggg gctgtataATGtcagtctcacagattctggtgccgaggatcttgcctccgctctcagtacaaacccatcactgacggggctGAACCTGGGTTATAAtcaactgggagattcaggagtgaaactggtgtctgcggctctgaggaacccggagtgtaaaatacagaaactgcg gctgaacaatgtcggtctcacagattctggtgctgagGATCTCATCTCTGCTCTCAGTACAAACACATCACTGATGGTGCTGAACCTGAGTCATAACTCACTCACAGAcagatctgtccccgctctccgccaccTCATACTGAtcctcccgagtctggagtgtattga gctgtacGGTAACCGgttcagtgagactgggaagaaggaactgagatctctgcaggaacccagacccggactgacagtGATCGTGTGA
- the LOC140723008 gene encoding NACHT, LRR and PYD domains-containing protein 3-like isoform X3: MSYNPSYCWILALALGPFFTQRVRDPQRVPKTITQLYSYYIYNILKNHSREIENPRDVLLRVGQMAFRGVSEKKIVFTDGDLIKFNLQPSQFLSGFLMELLERQDSARSVVYTFPHLTIQEFVAAVAQFLNPHPGDILIFLTEAHNTTDGRFEIFLRFVVGLSSPMTAQGLEEFLGPFPHQTTCRVIDWVKEEVKHQSGNMRSEAGKRSLLNTLHYLFESQNRGLAQATLGSVETLSFSQLPLTPIDCAVLSHVIGLCDTIKHLDLWDCHIQCEGIQRLGPGLHKCQELRLGLNNLGDSGVKLVSVALRNPECKIQKLWLSEVVLTDSGAEDLVSALSTKPSLMELDLSYNKLGDSGVKLVSSALRNPECEIQELGLNNVGLTDSGAEDLISALSTNTSLMVLNLSHNSLTDRSVPALRHLILILPSLECIELYGNRFSETGKKELRSLQEPRPGLTVIV, encoded by the exons atgagctacaacccctcctactgctggatcctcgctctggcactgggccccttcttcacacaaagagtcagggacccacaacgagttcccaagaccatcacccaactgtactcctactatatttacaacatcctgaaaaaccacagccgtgagattgagaacccccgtgatgtgttactcagggttggtcagatggccttcagaggagtgtccgagaagaagattgtatttacagatggagatttgatcaagttcaatctgcagccttcccagttcctgtccgggttcctgatggagcttttggaaaggcaggattctgcccggagcgtggtgtacacattcccacacctcaccatccaagagtttgtagctgcagtcgcacaattcctgaatccacatcccggggatatcctgatattcctcactgaagcccacaacacgacagatgggcgatttgaaatatttctccgttttgttgttggtctctcctccccaatgacagctcagggcctggaggagtttctgggtccatttcctcatcaaacaacctgccgggtgattgactgggtgaaggaggaggttaaacaccAGAGTGGAAATAtgaggagtgaagctggtaaaaggagcctcctgaacacattgcactacctgtttgagtctcagaatcgtggactggctcaggccacactgggatctgtggaaacactttcattcagtcaATTgccactgaccccgattgactgcgcggtcctgtctcatgttatcggactctgtgatacaataaaacacctggACTTGTGggactgccacattcagtgtgaaggaatccagcggctgggacccgggctgcacaagtgccaggagttgag gcttggattaaataatctgggagattcaggagtgaaactggtgtctgtggctctgaggaacccagagtgtaaaatacagaaactgtg gctgagtgaAGTCGTTCTGACAGATTCTGGTGCTGAGGACcttgtctccgctctcagtacaaaaccatcactgatggagctggacctgagttataataaactgggagattcgggagtgaaactggtgtcttcggctctgaggaacccagagtgtGAAATACAGGAattggg gctgaacaatgtcggtctcacagattctggtgctgagGATCTCATCTCTGCTCTCAGTACAAACACATCACTGATGGTGCTGAACCTGAGTCATAACTCACTCACAGAcagatctgtccccgctctccgccaccTCATACTGAtcctcccgagtctggagtgtattga gctgtacGGTAACCGgttcagtgagactgggaagaaggaactgagatctctgcaggaacccagacccggactgacagtGATCGTGTGA
- the LOC140723008 gene encoding NACHT, LRR and PYD domains-containing protein 3-like isoform X4, which translates to MSYNPSYCWILALALGPFFTQRVRDPQRVPKTITQLYSYYIYNILKNHSREIENPRDVLLRVGQMAFRGVSEKKIVFTDGDLIKFNLQPSQFLSGFLMELLERQDSARSVVYTFPHLTIQEFVAAVAQFLNPHPGDILIFLTEAHNTTDGRFEIFLRFVVGLSSPMTAQGLEEFLGPFPHQTTCRVIDWVKEEVKHQSGNMRSEAGKRSLLNTLHYLFESQNRGLAQATLGSVETLSFSQLPLTPIDCAVLSHVIGLCDTIKHLDLWDCHIQCEGIQRLGPGLHKCQELRLGLNNLGDSGVKLVSVALRNPECKIQKLWLYNVSLTDSGAEDLASALSTNPSLTGLNLGYNQLGDSGVKLVSAALRNPECKIQKLRLNNVGLTDSGAEDLISALSTNTSLMVLNLSHNSLTDRSVPALRHLILILPSLECIELYGNRFSETGKKELRSLQEPRPGLTVIV; encoded by the exons atgagctacaacccctcctactgctggatcctcgctctggcactgggccccttcttcacacaaagagtcagggacccacaacgagttcccaagaccatcacccaactgtactcctactatatttacaacatcctgaaaaaccacagccgtgagattgagaacccccgtgatgtgttactcagggttggtcagatggccttcagaggagtgtccgagaagaagattgtatttacagatggagatttgatcaagttcaatctgcagccttcccagttcctgtccgggttcctgatggagcttttggaaaggcaggattctgcccggagcgtggtgtacacattcccacacctcaccatccaagagtttgtagctgcagtcgcacaattcctgaatccacatcccggggatatcctgatattcctcactgaagcccacaacacgacagatgggcgatttgaaatatttctccgttttgttgttggtctctcctccccaatgacagctcagggcctggaggagtttctgggtccatttcctcatcaaacaacctgccgggtgattgactgggtgaaggaggaggttaaacaccAGAGTGGAAATAtgaggagtgaagctggtaaaaggagcctcctgaacacattgcactacctgtttgagtctcagaatcgtggactggctcaggccacactgggatctgtggaaacactttcattcagtcaATTgccactgaccccgattgactgcgcggtcctgtctcatgttatcggactctgtgatacaataaaacacctggACTTGTGggactgccacattcagtgtgaaggaatccagcggctgggacccgggctgcacaagtgccaggagttgag gcttggattaaataatctgggagattcaggagtgaaactggtgtctgtggctctgaggaacccagagtgtaaaatacagaaactgtg gctgtataATGtcagtctcacagattctggtgccgaggatcttgcctccgctctcagtacaaacccatcactgacggggctGAACCTGGGTTATAAtcaactgggagattcaggagtgaaactggtgtctgcggctctgaggaacccggagtgtaaaatacagaaactgcg gctgaacaatgtcggtctcacagattctggtgctgagGATCTCATCTCTGCTCTCAGTACAAACACATCACTGATGGTGCTGAACCTGAGTCATAACTCACTCACAGAcagatctgtccccgctctccgccaccTCATACTGAtcctcccgagtctggagtgtattga gctgtacGGTAACCGgttcagtgagactgggaagaaggaactgagatctctgcaggaacccagacccggactgacagtGATCGTGTGA
- the LOC140723008 gene encoding NACHT, LRR and PYD domains-containing protein 3-like isoform X2: MSYNPSYCWILALALGPFFTQRVRDPQRVPKTITQLYSYYIYNILKNHSREIENPRDVLLRVGQMAFRGVSEKKIVFTDGDLIKFNLQPSQFLSGFLMELLERQDSARSVVYTFPHLTIQEFVAAVAQFLNPHPGDILIFLTEAHNTTDGRFEIFLRFVVGLSSPMTAQGLEEFLGPFPHQTTCRVIDWVKEEVKHQSGNMRSEAGKRSLLNTLHYLFESQNRGLAQATLGSVETLSFSQLPLTPIDCAVLSHVIGLCDTIKHLDLWDCHIQCEGIQRLGPGLHKCQELRLGLNNLGDSGVKLVSVALRNPECKIQKLWLSEVVLTDSGAEDLVSALSTKPSLMELDLSYNKLGDSGVKLVSSALRNPECEIQELGLYNVSLTDSGAEDLASALSTNPSLTGLNLGYNQLGDSGVKLVSAALRNPECKIQKLRLYGNRFSETGKKELRSLQEPRPGLTVIV, from the exons atgagctacaacccctcctactgctggatcctcgctctggcactgggccccttcttcacacaaagagtcagggacccacaacgagttcccaagaccatcacccaactgtactcctactatatttacaacatcctgaaaaaccacagccgtgagattgagaacccccgtgatgtgttactcagggttggtcagatggccttcagaggagtgtccgagaagaagattgtatttacagatggagatttgatcaagttcaatctgcagccttcccagttcctgtccgggttcctgatggagcttttggaaaggcaggattctgcccggagcgtggtgtacacattcccacacctcaccatccaagagtttgtagctgcagtcgcacaattcctgaatccacatcccggggatatcctgatattcctcactgaagcccacaacacgacagatgggcgatttgaaatatttctccgttttgttgttggtctctcctccccaatgacagctcagggcctggaggagtttctgggtccatttcctcatcaaacaacctgccgggtgattgactgggtgaaggaggaggttaaacaccAGAGTGGAAATAtgaggagtgaagctggtaaaaggagcctcctgaacacattgcactacctgtttgagtctcagaatcgtggactggctcaggccacactgggatctgtggaaacactttcattcagtcaATTgccactgaccccgattgactgcgcggtcctgtctcatgttatcggactctgtgatacaataaaacacctggACTTGTGggactgccacattcagtgtgaaggaatccagcggctgggacccgggctgcacaagtgccaggagttgag gcttggattaaataatctgggagattcaggagtgaaactggtgtctgtggctctgaggaacccagagtgtaaaatacagaaactgtg gctgagtgaAGTCGTTCTGACAGATTCTGGTGCTGAGGACcttgtctccgctctcagtacaaaaccatcactgatggagctggacctgagttataataaactgggagattcgggagtgaaactggtgtcttcggctctgaggaacccagagtgtGAAATACAGGAattggg gctgtataATGtcagtctcacagattctggtgccgaggatcttgcctccgctctcagtacaaacccatcactgacggggctGAACCTGGGTTATAAtcaactgggagattcaggagtgaaactggtgtctgcggctctgaggaacccggagtgtaaaatacagaaactgcg gctgtacGGTAACCGgttcagtgagactgggaagaaggaactgagatctctgcaggaacccagacccggactgacagtGATCGTGTGA